From Halotia branconii CENA392, the proteins below share one genomic window:
- the apcB gene encoding allophycocyanin subunit beta, translating to MRDAVTNLIKNYDVAGRYFDRNAIDSLKSYFESGTARIQAAAAINSNAAGLVKQAGLELFEELPELIRPGGNAYTTRRYAACLRDMDYYLRYATYALVAGNTNVLDERVLQGLRETYNSLGVPISPTVRGIQILKDMVKEKVAAAGVADTTFVDEPFDHLSRELSEIDI from the coding sequence ATGCGCGATGCAGTAACAAACTTGATTAAGAATTATGACGTAGCTGGTCGATATTTTGACCGGAATGCGATCGACAGCCTAAAATCATATTTTGAAAGTGGCACAGCACGGATACAAGCAGCAGCAGCGATCAATTCTAATGCCGCAGGACTCGTGAAGCAGGCTGGTTTGGAATTATTTGAAGAATTACCAGAGTTGATTCGTCCTGGCGGAAATGCCTATACAACTCGTCGTTACGCGGCTTGTCTGCGAGATATGGACTATTACTTGCGCTACGCTACTTATGCGTTAGTTGCTGGCAATACAAATGTGTTGGATGAACGAGTATTGCAAGGACTGCGAGAAACTTACAACTCTTTAGGAGTACCTATTAGTCCAACAGTTCGCGGTATCCAAATTCTCAAAGATATGGTTAAGGAAAAAGTGGCAGCTGCGGGTGTGGCCGATACTACTTTTGTAGACGAGCCTTTTGACCATTTGAGTCGTGAGTTAAGTGAGATAGATATTTAG
- the glnA gene encoding type I glutamate--ammonia ligase, whose amino-acid sequence MTTPQEVLKMIQDQKIQMIDLKFIDTPGTWQHLTVYHNQIDESSFDDGVPFDGSSIRGWKAINESDMTMVLDPNTAWIDPFMKEPTLSIVCSIKEPRTGEWYSRCPRVIAQKAVDYLVSTGIGDTVFFGPEAEFFIFDDVRFDQTANQGYYYVDSIEGRWNSGREEGPNLGYKPRFKEGYFPVSPTDSFQDMRTEMLLTMAECGVPIEKQHHEVATGGQCELGFRFGKLIEAADWLMTYKYVIKNVAKKYGKTVTFMPKPIFGDNGSGMHCHQSIWKDGKPTFAGDKYAGLSETALHYIGGILKHAPALLAITNPTTNSYKRLVPGYEAPVNLAYSQGNRSASVRIPLSGTNPKAKRLEFRCPDATSNPYLAFAAMLCAGIDGIKNKIHPGEPLDKNIYELSPEELAKVPSTPGSLEKALGHLENDHAFLTETGVFTEDFIQNWIDYKLANEVEQLQLRPHPYEFYLYYDC is encoded by the coding sequence ATGACAACCCCACAAGAAGTCTTGAAGATGATTCAAGACCAAAAAATTCAGATGATTGATCTGAAATTCATCGATACACCAGGAACTTGGCAGCATTTAACGGTTTATCACAACCAAATTGATGAAAGCTCATTTGATGATGGTGTACCTTTTGATGGTTCCAGCATTCGGGGTTGGAAAGCAATCAACGAATCAGACATGACAATGGTACTCGATCCCAACACTGCTTGGATCGACCCGTTCATGAAAGAGCCAACACTAAGTATAGTTTGTAGTATTAAAGAACCCCGCACTGGTGAATGGTATAGCCGTTGCCCACGCGTTATTGCTCAAAAAGCAGTAGACTATCTAGTTTCCACAGGCATTGGTGATACAGTCTTTTTTGGCCCTGAAGCTGAATTTTTTATCTTTGATGATGTCCGCTTCGACCAAACTGCTAACCAAGGTTACTACTACGTAGATTCTATAGAAGGTCGTTGGAACTCTGGTAGAGAAGAAGGGCCCAACTTGGGTTACAAACCACGCTTCAAAGAAGGCTACTTCCCAGTATCGCCAACGGATAGCTTCCAAGATATGCGTACAGAAATGCTGCTGACAATGGCAGAGTGTGGTGTACCCATTGAAAAACAACACCACGAAGTTGCGACCGGTGGTCAGTGCGAATTGGGTTTCCGCTTTGGAAAATTGATTGAAGCTGCTGACTGGCTGATGACCTACAAATATGTCATCAAGAATGTTGCTAAGAAATACGGCAAAACCGTCACCTTCATGCCAAAACCAATTTTTGGCGATAACGGTTCTGGGATGCACTGTCACCAGTCTATCTGGAAAGATGGTAAACCCACATTTGCAGGTGATAAGTATGCTGGTTTGAGTGAAACAGCGCTTCATTACATTGGTGGTATCCTCAAGCACGCACCAGCACTGTTAGCAATTACCAATCCCACCACTAACTCTTACAAGCGTTTAGTACCTGGTTATGAAGCACCGGTGAACTTAGCCTACTCCCAAGGTAATCGTTCTGCTTCTGTGCGGATTCCTCTATCTGGTACTAACCCCAAAGCTAAACGGCTAGAGTTCCGTTGTCCAGATGCTACCTCTAACCCTTACTTAGCATTTGCTGCTATGCTTTGTGCTGGTATAGATGGAATCAAAAATAAAATCCATCCTGGTGAACCCCTAGATAAAAACATCTATGAACTTTCTCCAGAAGAACTAGCGAAAGTACCTTCAACACCTGGTTCTCTAGAAAAGGCGTTAGGACATCTGGAAAATGATCACGCTTTCTTGACAGAAACAGGCGTATTCACAGAAGATTTTATCCAGAATTGGATTGATTACAAATTAGCTAACGAAGTTGAGCAATTGCAGTTGCGTCCTCATCCTTACGAGTTTTACCTCTATTACGATTGCTAA
- a CDS encoding hybrid sensor histidine kinase/response regulator: MSELWSNLFSSGSFIPHGHCYLWQTNLVWLHLISDALIAVAYYSIPTTLFYFVRKRQDLPFDWIFLLFSAFIVACGTTHILEIWTLWHPTYWLSGLVKAVTAIISVITAIELVPLVPQALALPSPAQLEQTNQQLQIQITERLRVEDHLEELVTLRTNEITKTNEQLQQEIAERQRVVEVLRQSEQRYRYLANAIPQLVWTTNADGQCDYFNQNWYDYTGLTLEQSLGSGWVAALHPDDVEQAEKVWLNAVKRGTLYENEYRFKWAGDGSYRWQLARGFPLKDEQDRVIKWFGTCTDIDEQKQILQQRAHLLELEQIARAKAESANRIKDEFLAVLSHELRTPLNAILGWSKLLQNRRLEPAKISQALATIERNAKLQVQLIEDLLDISRILQGKLVLNITNLNLEPIVLLALETMRLAAETKSIQVTKIFAPNVGLVIGDSARLQQVVWNLLSNAVKFTPSGGKVEVRLEQVDNYAQIVVSDTGKGMSAEFLPYAFDYFRQADSSSTRTFGGLGLGLAIVRKIIEMHGGTVKAESTGENQGSKFTVQLPLLQNESLSRADEKNHHLSLTPQSLPLANIQILVVDDDADSRDFIVFVLQQDGAEVIATSSALEALQTLKQKKPDVLISDISMPGMDGYMLIREVRTWTAEQGGTILAIALTAFARNYDQQQALQAGFQIHLSKPFDAEELVAAVIKLMAIEGS, translated from the coding sequence ATGTCAGAATTATGGAGTAATTTATTTAGTTCAGGATCATTTATCCCACATGGACATTGCTATTTATGGCAGACAAATTTAGTGTGGTTACACTTAATTTCTGACGCACTTATTGCCGTAGCATATTACTCGATTCCAACAACACTGTTTTATTTTGTTCGCAAGCGGCAAGATCTACCTTTTGATTGGATTTTCTTACTATTTAGCGCATTTATTGTTGCTTGCGGCACTACTCATATATTGGAGATTTGGACACTTTGGCATCCCACCTATTGGCTGTCGGGATTAGTCAAAGCAGTAACTGCAATAATATCTGTAATTACAGCCATAGAACTTGTGCCACTAGTGCCACAAGCGCTTGCACTTCCCAGTCCTGCTCAACTAGAACAAACAAATCAACAACTGCAAATACAAATAACCGAACGGTTACGGGTTGAGGATCATTTAGAAGAATTGGTTACTCTGCGTACCAATGAAATTACCAAGACTAACGAACAATTACAACAAGAAATAGCTGAACGTCAGCGTGTTGTAGAAGTTCTACGACAAAGTGAACAGCGTTACCGTTACTTAGCTAATGCAATTCCTCAGCTTGTATGGACAACTAATGCTGACGGTCAATGTGATTATTTTAATCAAAATTGGTACGATTATACAGGGCTAACATTAGAGCAGTCTTTGGGTTCTGGTTGGGTGGCAGCGTTGCATCCAGATGATGTAGAACAAGCTGAAAAAGTGTGGTTAAATGCTGTAAAACGTGGCACTTTATATGAAAATGAATATCGGTTCAAATGGGCTGGTGATGGTTCCTATCGTTGGCAACTAGCGCGAGGCTTTCCCCTTAAAGATGAGCAAGATCGTGTAATCAAATGGTTTGGGACTTGTACTGATATTGACGAACAAAAACAAATATTACAACAACGCGCCCACCTACTGGAATTAGAACAAATAGCACGAGCAAAAGCAGAATCAGCTAATCGTATTAAAGATGAATTTCTTGCCGTTCTTTCTCATGAGCTACGCACTCCACTTAACGCTATTCTTGGTTGGTCTAAGTTATTGCAAAACCGTCGACTGGAGCCAGCAAAAATATCTCAAGCTTTAGCAACAATTGAGCGTAATGCCAAACTACAAGTACAACTAATTGAAGATTTGCTGGATATCTCTAGAATTTTACAGGGCAAATTAGTATTGAATATTACTAATTTAAACTTAGAACCCATAGTTTTGCTCGCACTAGAAACAATGCGTTTAGCGGCAGAAACTAAATCAATTCAAGTAACTAAAATATTTGCACCGAATGTAGGACTAGTGATAGGTGATTCTGCCCGCTTGCAGCAAGTAGTTTGGAATCTCCTTTCCAATGCTGTCAAGTTTACACCTAGTGGTGGAAAAGTAGAAGTGCGACTAGAGCAAGTTGATAACTACGCTCAAATTGTAGTTAGTGATACAGGTAAGGGAATGAGCGCAGAGTTTTTACCTTATGCTTTTGATTACTTCCGACAAGCAGATAGTAGCTCCACTAGAACATTTGGCGGATTAGGATTAGGGCTAGCAATTGTGCGTAAGATTATCGAAATGCATGGTGGTACAGTTAAAGCAGAAAGTACTGGCGAGAATCAAGGGTCAAAGTTTACCGTCCAGTTACCGCTTCTGCAAAATGAAAGTTTAAGCAGGGCAGATGAAAAAAATCATCACTTATCATTAACTCCTCAATCTTTACCTTTAGCTAACATACAGATTTTAGTGGTTGATGATGATGCTGATTCACGAGATTTCATTGTTTTTGTTTTACAGCAAGACGGAGCTGAAGTGATTGCGACATCTTCAGCCTTGGAAGCATTACAAACCCTGAAACAGAAAAAGCCAGATGTATTAATTAGCGATATTAGTATGCCCGGAATGGATGGCTATATGCTAATTCGTGAGGTGAGAACTTGGACAGCAGAACAAGGTGGAACAATTTTGGCGATCGCTTTGACAGCTTTTGCGAGAAACTATGATCAGCAACAAGCACTACAAGCAGGGTTTCAGATACACTTATCCAAACCTTTTGACGCAGAAGAATTAGTTGCAGCAGTTATTAAGCTCATGGCAATAGAAGGTTCTTAA
- the ruvC gene encoding crossover junction endodeoxyribonuclease RuvC: MEKRILGLDPGLAILGFGAINCTQAATKGQNTAVNMLDFGVIRTSADAEMGQRLCTIFDDLHTLIQELQPDLVAIEKLFFYRMSSTILVAQARGVVMLTLAQHNLPYIEFTPAQIKQALTGYGNADKSEVQDAVARELNLAEIPQPDDAADALAVALTAWFQV; encoded by the coding sequence ATGGAAAAACGAATTTTAGGACTAGATCCAGGACTGGCAATTTTAGGATTTGGAGCAATTAACTGTACACAGGCTGCTACTAAAGGACAAAACACAGCAGTCAATATGCTAGATTTTGGCGTAATTCGGACATCGGCAGATGCAGAAATGGGACAACGCCTATGTACAATATTTGACGATTTACACACCCTGATTCAAGAATTACAACCAGATTTGGTTGCGATCGAGAAATTGTTTTTCTATCGTATGTCAAGTACAATCCTCGTGGCACAAGCAAGAGGTGTAGTTATGTTGACTTTAGCGCAACATAATTTACCATATATAGAATTTACTCCTGCTCAAATCAAACAAGCTTTAACAGGCTACGGTAATGCAGATAAATCAGAAGTTCAAGATGCGGTGGCGCGGGAGTTAAATTTAGCAGAAATTCCCCAGCCAGATGATGCTGCTGATGCTTTGGCGGTGGCTTTAACAGCGTGGTTCCAGGTGTAA
- a CDS encoding gluconeogenesis factor YvcK family protein produces the protein MSIGFLRQALNTLQKRSRSRTSYRVNQWFKWLSPGLSVKRWLLISVGGVLLASLGLAIWIKLTPIFWMIELVKGFLGVITDLLPNYISGPLVLLGGLLLLLWGQTRTVSSITKVLRPEGEEELIDVLLAYRRLYRGPKIVVIGGGTGLSTLLRGLKTYSANITAIVTVADDGGSSGRLRQEFGVLPPGDIRNCLAALADEEKLLTELFQYRFRAGDGLTGHSFGNLFLTAMSDITGDLERAVAASSKVLAVRGQVLPATLSDVRLWAELADGRRIEGESSIPKAGGKVVKIGCIPANPPAVPAAIKAIKEADYIIIGPGSLYTSLIPNLLVPEIADAIAATQAPRIYVCNIMTQPGETQGYTVADHIRAIDTACGHRQLFDAVLVHKKSPSEQSLIRYAQQNSHPVFLDREAVSLLGRRIVPANILYEDETGFVRHNPQKLAQVLLRWYSRTHHKTRDGK, from the coding sequence ATGTCAATCGGTTTTCTTAGACAAGCCCTCAACACTTTGCAAAAACGGTCACGTAGTCGAACTTCCTATCGGGTCAACCAGTGGTTCAAATGGTTATCCCCTGGACTCTCTGTCAAACGTTGGTTGTTGATTAGTGTTGGAGGTGTACTGCTAGCTAGTTTGGGGTTAGCTATTTGGATTAAGCTCACCCCGATTTTTTGGATGATTGAGTTGGTTAAGGGTTTTTTAGGAGTGATTACTGACCTCTTACCCAACTATATCAGTGGGCCTTTAGTGCTGCTTGGCGGCTTGCTGTTGCTGCTGTGGGGGCAAACTCGCACCGTCAGTTCAATTACTAAGGTATTAAGACCAGAAGGTGAAGAAGAACTAATTGATGTCCTGCTGGCTTATCGGCGATTATATAGAGGGCCAAAAATCGTCGTGATTGGTGGAGGTACAGGACTTTCTACCTTACTGAGAGGACTCAAAACATACAGTGCTAATATTACTGCAATTGTAACTGTAGCTGATGATGGTGGGTCTTCTGGAAGGTTACGCCAAGAATTTGGAGTTTTACCACCAGGGGATATTCGTAATTGTTTGGCAGCTTTAGCAGATGAAGAAAAGTTATTAACAGAATTATTTCAATATCGCTTTCGGGCTGGGGATGGATTGACAGGTCACAGTTTTGGTAACTTGTTTTTAACGGCAATGAGTGATATTACTGGCGACTTAGAACGGGCAGTTGCAGCCAGTTCTAAAGTGCTAGCCGTGCGCGGGCAAGTTTTGCCAGCAACTTTGAGTGATGTTCGTCTTTGGGCAGAATTAGCTGATGGTCGCCGGATTGAGGGCGAGTCAAGTATTCCCAAAGCGGGGGGAAAAGTTGTCAAAATTGGCTGCATTCCTGCTAATCCTCCAGCAGTACCAGCAGCTATTAAGGCAATTAAAGAAGCCGATTACATTATTATTGGCCCAGGTAGTCTTTATACGAGCTTAATTCCTAATTTACTTGTACCAGAAATTGCCGATGCGATCGCTGCGACACAAGCCCCACGTATCTATGTCTGCAATATCATGACCCAACCGGGAGAAACTCAAGGATACACAGTTGCTGACCACATCAGAGCAATAGATACTGCTTGCGGGCATAGACAGCTTTTTGATGCTGTATTAGTACATAAAAAATCTCCCTCTGAGCAATCACTCATCCGCTACGCCCAACAAAACTCCCATCCTGTCTTCTTAGATAGAGAAGCTGTCTCTTTATTAGGGCGACGGATTGTGCCAGCGAATATCTTATATGAAGACGAAACAGGTTTTGTACGTCACAATCCCCAAAAACTAGCACAAGTTTTGTTACGTTGGTACAGTAGAACTCATCACAAAACTCGCGATGGGAAATGA
- the tsaE gene encoding tRNA (adenosine(37)-N6)-threonylcarbamoyltransferase complex ATPase subunit type 1 TsaE produces MKIFLADAQATLRLGMTLGQNLSVGSVILLEGDLGAGKTTLVQGIGQGLAISEPIVSPTFTLINEYTEGRLPLYHLDLYRLEPQEVLALNLETYWEGLEVMPGIVAIEWAERMPCKPHVYLNVHLTYGDEGDRQAEIIPFNCVISEFITTI; encoded by the coding sequence ATGAAAATATTTCTTGCAGATGCACAAGCGACGCTACGTTTAGGAATGACTCTTGGTCAAAATCTTAGTGTCGGTAGTGTCATCTTGCTAGAGGGTGATTTAGGCGCTGGCAAAACTACATTAGTACAAGGTATTGGACAAGGTTTAGCTATCAGCGAACCAATTGTTAGCCCTACTTTTACTCTGATTAATGAGTATACCGAAGGACGCTTACCGCTTTACCATTTGGATTTATATCGCTTAGAACCACAAGAGGTTTTAGCCTTAAACCTAGAAACTTACTGGGAAGGTCTTGAGGTAATGCCAGGTATTGTAGCGATTGAGTGGGCTGAACGAATGCCCTGTAAGCCTCATGTTTATCTCAACGTGCATTTGACTTATGGAGATGAGGGCGATCGTCAAGCTGAAATTATACCTTTTAATTGTGTCATCAGTGAATTTATTACTACCATTTGA
- the lepB gene encoding signal peptidase I has product MQNQVSDNNSSQQPDNSWIAELGRTVVLSIVLALGIRTFVAEARWIPSGSMEPTLHGTPNQWEADKIIVDKLKYKFSEPQRGDIVVFSPTEELQKEQYQDAFIKRIIALPGEIVELRNGKVYINKKPLQEGKYLSSQQITAIDVCTSGQQPPYLAKPETIPPNSYLVLGDNRNSSYDSRCWGVVPRENIIGRAIVRFWPLNHVGEIDQSPLYPSAR; this is encoded by the coding sequence ATGCAAAACCAAGTGTCTGATAACAACTCTAGTCAACAACCCGATAATTCCTGGATCGCAGAGCTAGGTAGAACAGTTGTATTAAGTATCGTTCTAGCCCTAGGCATTCGTACTTTTGTTGCTGAAGCTCGCTGGATTCCTTCTGGTTCTATGGAGCCAACACTGCACGGAACCCCAAATCAGTGGGAAGCAGACAAAATTATTGTTGATAAGTTGAAGTATAAGTTTTCAGAACCGCAAAGGGGAGATATTGTAGTTTTTTCACCTACAGAAGAGCTACAAAAAGAGCAATACCAAGATGCCTTTATCAAACGTATAATTGCGTTACCTGGAGAGATAGTAGAACTCAGGAATGGTAAGGTATATATCAACAAAAAACCCCTTCAAGAAGGTAAATACCTGAGTTCACAGCAAATCACAGCAATTGATGTTTGCACATCAGGACAGCAGCCACCTTATTTAGCAAAGCCAGAAACCATACCACCTAATTCGTACTTAGTGCTAGGTGATAACCGTAACAGCAGCTATGATAGCCGCTGCTGGGGTGTTGTTCCTCGTGAGAACATTATAGGTCGCGCTATAGTACGTTTTTGGCCTCTCAATCATGTTGGAGAAATAGATCAGTCGCCACTTTACCCTAGTGCGAGATGA